In a single window of the Amycolatopsis sp. cg5 genome:
- a CDS encoding o-succinylbenzoate synthase, translating into MDVYSLRMRTRFRGITVREGVLLHGPAGWGEFCPFTEYDDAESAPWLASAVEASEIGWPAPVRDRVEVNTTVPVVSPEEAYRMVSVSGCRTAKVKVADPRSSLVDDCERVAAVRDALGPSGAIRVDANTAWEVDPAVDAIRVLDKAADGLEYVEQPCVSIEELAAVRRRVDVRIAADESIRRAEDPLRVAVAGAADIAVLKVAPLGGVRLALEVAEACGLPCVVSSAVETSVGLAAGLALAGALPSLEFACGLGTMSLLENDVCSTSLSPVDGYLPVPRRAPEPDLRDRFAPDEDTLARWVDRLTRVRSH; encoded by the coding sequence ATGGACGTCTACTCGCTCCGGATGCGCACCCGGTTCCGCGGTATCACCGTGCGTGAAGGCGTGCTGTTGCACGGGCCCGCGGGGTGGGGCGAGTTCTGCCCGTTCACCGAGTACGACGACGCCGAGTCCGCGCCATGGCTGGCTTCGGCGGTCGAAGCCAGTGAAATCGGCTGGCCGGCACCGGTCCGCGACCGGGTCGAGGTGAACACGACCGTCCCGGTCGTCTCGCCGGAAGAGGCCTATCGCATGGTCTCGGTGTCGGGCTGCCGGACGGCGAAGGTGAAGGTCGCCGATCCGCGCTCGTCCCTTGTGGACGACTGCGAGCGGGTGGCCGCGGTGCGCGACGCGCTCGGCCCGTCCGGCGCGATCAGGGTCGACGCGAACACGGCGTGGGAGGTCGACCCGGCCGTCGACGCGATCCGGGTGCTCGACAAGGCGGCCGACGGGCTCGAATACGTCGAGCAGCCTTGTGTTTCCATCGAAGAGCTCGCGGCCGTGCGGCGCCGGGTCGACGTGCGGATCGCCGCTGACGAGTCGATCCGCCGTGCCGAGGATCCGTTGAGGGTCGCCGTCGCGGGCGCGGCCGACATCGCGGTGCTGAAGGTGGCGCCGCTCGGCGGCGTGCGCCTGGCGCTGGAAGTCGCCGAAGCGTGCGGGCTGCCGTGCGTGGTGTCGTCGGCCGTCGAAACGAGCGTCGGACTGGCGGCGGGGCTGGCGCTCGCCGGCGCGCTGCCGTCACTGGAATTCGCTTGTGGACTCGGCACGATGTCGTTGCTGGAGAACGACGTCTGCTCGACTTCACTGTCCCCTGTGGACGGTTACCTGCCGGTGCCGCGCCGCGCGCCGGAGCCGGATCTGCGTGATCGTTTCGCTCCGGATGAAGACACCCTGGCCAGGTGGGTGGACCGCCTGACCAGGGTGCGGTCTCATTAG
- a CDS encoding M23 family metallopeptidase, which yields MAIRRWITAVATLALGLTSAAVIASPAGAAGPRPNFQVPFPCNQTWNGNNDNSSAHVGWELDFNRGGTADADLGDTVVAAAAGKVVISAHQGSTNGYGNLVKIDHGGGWTSYYAHLRARSVSVGQQVAQGQKLGELGNTSKPGNNISPHLHFEIRTSDQAYPNNTQKAVFNGTTFPYPHANVTSKNTCNGGGNNNPYDAVEVCGTGYKVIDSAALGSAGTAYLLYNSANGNNCVTTIKSTSVGTASAVSAFLEVQGSARKADSGSFEYYAGPVSAPAGNKCVKWGGSAGSSNYESGFEHCG from the coding sequence ATGGCAATCAGACGCTGGATCACCGCGGTGGCCACGCTGGCGTTGGGTTTGACCAGTGCGGCCGTGATCGCGTCGCCCGCCGGCGCCGCCGGTCCGCGCCCCAACTTCCAGGTGCCGTTCCCGTGCAACCAGACCTGGAACGGCAACAACGACAACTCCAGCGCGCACGTCGGCTGGGAACTCGACTTCAACAGGGGCGGCACCGCCGACGCCGACCTCGGTGACACGGTCGTCGCCGCGGCCGCGGGCAAGGTCGTCATCTCCGCGCACCAGGGCTCGACCAACGGCTACGGCAACCTGGTCAAGATCGACCACGGCGGCGGCTGGACCAGCTACTACGCCCACCTGCGCGCGCGTTCGGTGAGCGTGGGCCAGCAGGTCGCGCAGGGCCAGAAGCTCGGCGAACTCGGCAACACCTCCAAGCCGGGCAACAACATCTCGCCGCACCTGCACTTCGAGATCCGCACCTCGGACCAGGCGTACCCGAACAACACGCAGAAGGCCGTCTTCAACGGCACCACGTTCCCGTACCCGCACGCCAACGTCACATCCAAGAACACGTGCAACGGCGGCGGCAACAACAACCCGTACGACGCCGTCGAGGTCTGCGGCACCGGCTACAAGGTCATCGACTCGGCGGCGCTGGGCTCGGCGGGCACCGCGTACCTGCTCTACAACTCCGCCAACGGCAACAACTGCGTGACCACGATCAAGAGCACCTCGGTCGGCACGGCGAGCGCGGTTTCGGCGTTCCTCGAAGTGCAAGGATCAGCGCGTAAAGCCGACAGCGGCAGCTTCGAGTACTACGCCGGTCCGGTCAGCGCTCCGGCGGGCAACAAGTGTGTGAAGTGGGGTGGCTCAGCGGGTTCTTCGAACTACGAGAGCGGCTTCGAGCACTGCGGCTAA
- a CDS encoding transporter substrate-binding domain-containing protein, with product MAITLKSTTGKLAALITVAVLGFGTAGAAGETGHDSSRLDTITRRGEVKVCTTGDYRPFTYRDANGSYSGIDVELAKELANSLNVRLTFVPTTWKTLLDDLGRRCDLGMGGISVTLDRAKRAFFSEPYLRDGKTPITRCENAERFQTLAQIDQPGVRAIVNPGGTNEQFADANLKRATIVRHPDNNTIFDEILKGNADLMITDATETRWQAKQHPELCAVHPDQPFTFAEKAYLLPRGDVVFQEWVDQWLHLALNDGTYARISKPWLG from the coding sequence ATGGCGATCACCCTCAAGTCGACGACGGGCAAGCTGGCGGCGCTGATCACGGTGGCGGTACTGGGATTCGGCACCGCGGGCGCGGCAGGCGAAACCGGCCATGACAGCAGCAGGCTCGACACGATCACGCGCCGCGGCGAGGTGAAGGTCTGCACCACCGGCGACTACCGCCCCTTCACCTACCGCGACGCGAACGGCAGCTACAGCGGCATCGACGTCGAGCTGGCGAAAGAACTCGCGAACAGCCTCAACGTCCGGCTCACCTTCGTGCCGACCACGTGGAAGACACTCCTCGACGACCTGGGACGCCGCTGCGATCTCGGCATGGGCGGCATCTCGGTCACTCTCGACCGTGCCAAGCGCGCCTTCTTCTCCGAGCCGTACCTGCGCGACGGCAAAACCCCGATCACGCGGTGCGAAAACGCCGAGAGGTTCCAGACCCTCGCGCAGATCGACCAGCCGGGCGTCCGCGCGATCGTCAACCCCGGCGGCACCAACGAGCAGTTCGCCGACGCCAACCTCAAGCGCGCGACCATCGTCCGCCATCCCGACAACAACACGATCTTCGACGAGATCCTCAAGGGCAACGCCGACCTGATGATCACCGACGCCACCGAAACCCGCTGGCAGGCGAAGCAGCATCCCGAACTCTGCGCGGTCCATCCCGATCAGCCGTTCACCTTCGCTGAGAAGGCTTATCTGTTGCCGCGCGGCGATGTCGTCTTCCAGGAGTGGGTCGACCAATGGCTGCATCTCGCGCTCAACGACGGCACCTACGCCCGCATCAGCAAGCCCTGGCTCGGCTGA
- a CDS encoding DNA polymerase beta superfamily protein produces the protein MTRTSGSRYYYLVKHDSPEFKAIAEQGMILRCEVGSGLLGTALDGGQDRDEMGICVEPPEYVAGLRRFEQYIHRARPEGVRSEPGDLELVVYSLRKWMRLALNGNPTVLLLLFAPDSELVEINDFGRELRANTPIIVSRQAGHRFRGYLAAQRDRMLGNGSQHTNRPELIEKHGFDTKFATHMVRIGVQGVELLETGRITLPVPEPWRTWLRDLRLGKHTKDEALDAAADLDARLETLIRTSALPERPDHDAADEWLVRVHREAWKMA, from the coding sequence ATGACCCGGACTTCGGGGTCGCGGTACTACTACCTGGTGAAACACGACAGTCCCGAGTTCAAGGCCATCGCGGAGCAGGGCATGATCCTGCGCTGTGAGGTCGGCTCCGGCCTGCTCGGCACCGCGCTCGACGGCGGCCAGGACCGTGACGAGATGGGCATCTGCGTCGAGCCGCCGGAGTACGTCGCCGGGCTGCGGCGCTTCGAGCAGTACATCCACCGCGCGCGGCCGGAAGGCGTCCGGTCGGAGCCCGGTGACCTGGAACTGGTCGTGTACTCGCTGCGCAAGTGGATGCGGCTCGCGCTCAACGGCAACCCGACCGTGCTGCTCCTGCTGTTCGCGCCGGACAGCGAGCTCGTCGAGATCAACGACTTCGGCCGTGAGCTGCGGGCGAACACGCCGATCATCGTGTCGCGGCAGGCCGGGCACCGGTTCCGCGGCTACCTCGCCGCTCAGCGGGACAGGATGCTCGGCAACGGCAGCCAACACACCAACCGGCCGGAGCTGATCGAGAAGCACGGCTTCGACACCAAGTTCGCGACGCACATGGTCCGGATCGGCGTACAGGGTGTCGAGCTGCTCGAAACCGGCAGGATCACGCTGCCCGTCCCCGAACCTTGGCGGACCTGGCTGCGTGATCTGCGGCTGGGCAAGCACACGAAGGACGAGGCGCTGGACGCCGCGGCCGACCTGGACGCCCGGCTCGAAACGCTGATCCGGACTTCGGCGCTGCCGGAGCGTCCTGATCACGACGCGGCCGACGAATGGCTGGTGCGGGTCCATCGGGAGGCTTGGAAGATGGCCTGA
- a CDS encoding PspC domain-containing protein: MTNNVNFSQTTATAAKPLFRSSTDRKLGGVCAGWATYFGIDPTAVRVLMAIATFVLMGMTIPIYAAAWILTPAEAAADVTLDQEIPVPA; the protein is encoded by the coding sequence ATGACGAACAACGTGAACTTCTCCCAGACCACCGCCACCGCCGCCAAGCCGCTCTTCCGCAGCAGCACCGACCGCAAGCTCGGCGGCGTCTGCGCCGGCTGGGCCACCTACTTCGGCATCGACCCGACCGCGGTCCGCGTGCTGATGGCCATCGCCACCTTCGTGCTGATGGGCATGACCATCCCGATCTACGCCGCGGCGTGGATCCTGACCCCGGCCGAAGCGGCCGCCGACGTCACCCTCGACCAAGAGATCCCCGTCCCCGCCTGA